Proteins from a single region of Thunnus albacares chromosome 16, fThuAlb1.1, whole genome shotgun sequence:
- the epb41l2 gene encoding band 4.1-like protein 2 isoform X2: MTTEAGSETEVKEKAEESAAQPDQSEKTTEETQEVANAEGEEKEKEKEKEKEGKGISRYLPTWLKKQKSQSQTSPTKEVPSTEEELSQVTKEEEAPAPEVNGHAEEVEEKEEVKSEQVKEKEAESHSNASADTEPAKEEKVKESAEKSLEGTKSTAEGEGAEEQQKEKEQGGGEAGEEAEGGEGQTSIFQSPLRLVRKTKMKLVVCHVTLLDGTDFTCEVEKRAKGQYLFFKVCEHLNLMEKDYFGLTYVDNHEQKCWLDPTKEIKRQIRSNNWQFAFNVKFYPPDPSLLTEDITRYLLCLQLREDVASGRLPCSFVTHALLGSYTLQAEFGDYEPDQPRPLDYISQVTFAPNQNKEMEEKILELHKSHRGLTPAQADTQFLENAKKLSMYGVDLHHAKDSEGVDIMLGVCANGLLVYKDRLRINRFAWPKILKISYKRNNFYIKIRPGETEQFESSVGFKLQNHRSAKRLWKVCVENHSFFRLNAPEPPTKARFLTLGSKFRYSGRTQAQTRLASTLIDRPAPSFERTSSKRISRSLDGAPMISITEAGRDTAENGREPHLELHSDSKSPLRVHGDNIYVRHSNLMLEDHDKTQEEVLKHQASISELKRSFMEAPPPSPPQPNQWEKRLTSSPATTIRVQQQQQVVSVTQTEAAPAAAAAAAANTNTDTKEPEKTTEVEIEETVVVQEVSKATKARLVTVTPSSPAEPSAEQETREQTVKVEEEAVAEEEAKARKQESVSSESESEDEAEYHPNVSVSISHTQIPEEKEEEEEQEKREEDKTAEHDMPDCPDSSSGPAEVSQPAEAASREGEESRTEEAEPEKTKKNAEEEKEGETEESTDDPMLTPEESPNGLTLPEEGVSGLVAPAEEEEEPKVNGEASLVEAEPRPQVICCSEPPVVKTEMVTISDTFAAQKTEIATKEVPIVHTETKTITYEAAQLDGNGDGEPGVLMTAQTITSESLCTTTTTHITKTLKGGLSETRIEKRIVITGDCDIDHDQALAQAIKEAKEQHPDMSVTRVVVHKETELAEEED, encoded by the exons atgacaacagaagCAGGCTCTGAGACAGAGGTGAAGGAGAAAGCAGAGGAGTCAGCTGCTCAGCCGGACCAATCGGAGAAGACGACAGAAGAGACCCAGGAAGTCGCCAACgctgagggagaggagaaggaaaaagagaaggagaaggagaaagagggcAAAGGAATCTCTCGATACCTGCCGACATGGCTTAAGAAGCAGAAGTCTCAAAGCCAG ACCTCTCCGACTAAGGAGGTCCCATCCACAGAGGAGGAATTAAGCCAGGTGACAAAGGAAGAGGAGGCGCCTGCCCCAGAAGTGAACGGCCACGCAGAGgaagtggaagagaaggaggaggtcaAGTCGGAGCaagtgaaggaaaaagaagcagaatCTCATTCCAACGCCAGTGCTGACACCGAG CCTGCCAAGGAAGAGAAGGTGAAAGAGAGCGCCGAGAAAAGTCTCGAAGGGACAAAATCGACAGCCGAGGGCGAAGGAGCGGAGGAGCAGcagaaggagaaagagcagggaggaggagaggcaggggAGGAAGCGGAGGGAGGAGAAGGCCAAACCTCCATTTTCCAGTCTCCCCTCCGTTTAGTGAGGAAGACCAAGATGAAGCTGGTGGTGTGTCACGTGACCCTCCTGGACGGGACAGACTTCACCTGTGAGGTGGAG AAACGTGCAAAGGGCCAGTACTTATTCTTTAAGGTGTGTGAGCATCTTAATCTGATGGAAAAAGACTACTTCGGTCTTACATACGTGGACAACCACGAACAGAAG TGTTGGTTGGATCCCACTAAGGAAATCAAAAGACAGATACGCA GTAACAACTGGCAGTTTGCATTCAACGTCAAGTTCTACCCTCCTGACCCCTCACTGCTCACTGAAGACATAACtag GTACCTGTTGTGTCTGCAGCTCCGCGAAGATGTGGCGTCCGGTCGACTGCCTTGCTCGTTTGTCACTCACGCTCTGCTGGGGTCATACACGTTGCAG GCAGAATTCGGTGACTATGAACCTGATCAGCCCCGGCCTCTGGACTACATCAGTCAGGTGACTTTTGCGCCCAATCAGAAcaaagagatggaggagaagatTCTCGAGCTCCACAAGTCCCACAG GGGGTTGACACCAGCGCAGGCCGACACCCAGTTTCTAGAAAACGCCAAGAAATTGTCCATGTACGGCGTTGACTTGCACCATGCTAAG GATTCTGAAGGTGTGGACATCATGCTAGGTGTGTGTGCCAACGGCCTCTTGGTCTACAAAGACAGACTCCGGATAAACCGTTTCGCTTGGCCCAAAATACTCAAGATTTCATACAAGAGGAACAACTTCTACATTAAGATCAGACCAGGAGAG ACGGAGCAGTTCGAGAGCTCCGTGGGATTCAAACTCCAGAATCATCGATCTGCCAAAAGGCTGTGGAAAGTCTGTGTGGAGAATCACAGTTTCTTCAG GTTAAACGCACCAGAACCTCCAACCAAGGCCCGCTTCTTGACTCTGGGCTCCAAGTTCCGTTACAGCGGACGAACCCAGGCCCAGACCCGCCTGGCCAGCACCCTCATCGACCGACCCGCACCCAGCTTTGAACGCACCTCATCCAAACGCATCAGCCGCAGTCTAGAtggag CGCCAATGATCAGCATAACAGAGGCCGGCAGGGACACAGCTGAGAACGGACGTGAGCCCCACCTGGAGCTCCACTCTGACtctaag AGTCCATTGAGAGTGCATGGGGACAATATTTATGTGAGGCACAGTAATTTAATGTTGGAG GACCATGATAAGACCCAAGAAGAGGTTCTGAAACACCAAGCTAGCATTAGCGAGCTAAAACGCTCCTTTATGGAGGCGccacctccctctcctcctcagccCAACCAGTGGGAGAAACGTCTCACCTCCTCTCCCGCTACAACGATACGTGttcaacagcaacagcaagtG GTGAGTGTGACCCAAACGGAAgcagctcctgctgctgctgctgctgctgctgctaacacGAACACTGACACCAAAGAACCTGAAAAG ACAACCGAAGTTGAAATCGAAGAAACCGTTGTCGTCCAAGAAGTTTCCAAAGCAACCAAAGCCAGACTTGTCACAGTCACTCCCAGCTCCCCTGCTGAGCCGTCTGCAGAGCAGGAAACGAGAGAGCAGACAGTGAAAGTCGAAGAGGAAGCAGTTGCGGAGGAGGAAGCGAAAGCGAGGAAACAGGAGAGCGTTTCCTCCGAGAGCGAGAGCGAGGACGAAGCGGAGTATCACCCGAATGTCTCCGTGTCCATCTCTCATACGCAAATACcggaggagaaggaagaggaagaagagcaggagaagagagaggaggataaGACGGCGGAGCACGACATGCCTGACTGTCCTGACTCTTCCTCTGGTCCCGCCGAAGTCAGCCAGCCCGCAGAAGCAGCCAGTCGAGAGGGAGAGGAGTCCAGGACGGAGGAAGCAGAACCggagaagacgaagaagaacgcagaggaggagaaggaaggtgAGACCGAGGAGAGCACAGACGATCCCATGCTGACACCCGAAGAATCTCCCAACGGACTCACCCTGCCCGAGGAGGGCGTGAGCGGGCTGGTCGCtcctgcagaggaagaggaggagcctAAAGTGAACGGAGAAGCCTCACTGGTTGAAGCAGAACCGCGGCCACAGGTTATTTGTTGCTCTGAG CCACCTGTGGTAAAGACAGAAATGGTGACTATATCAGACACGTTTGCAGCCCAGAAAACTGAGATAGCCACAAAAGAAGTGCCCATCGTACATACGGAAACCAAGACCATCACATACGAAGCTGCACAG TTGGATGGGAATGGCGATGGTGAACCTGGAGTGTTGATGACTGCTCAGACAATCACCTCTGAATCTCTGTGTACTACTACAACCACACACATTACCAAG ACATTAAAGGGTGGCCTATCAGAGACGAGGATTGAGAAACGCATCGTCATTACAGGCGACTGTGACATCGACCACGACCAG GCACTGGCCCAGGCCATAAAGGAGGCCAAAGAGCAACATCCTGACATGTCTGTTACCAGAGTGGTGGTTcataaagaaactgaactggctgaggaggaggatTGA
- the epb41l2 gene encoding band 4.1-like protein 2 isoform X1, producing the protein MTTEAGSETEVKEKAEESAAQPDQSEKTTEETQEVANAEGEEKEKEKEKEKEGKGISRYLPTWLKKQKSQSQTSPTKEVPSTEEELSQVTKEEEAPAPEVNGHAEEVEEKEEVKSEQVKEKEAESHSNASADTEPAKEEKVKESAEKSLEGTKSTAEGEGAEEQQKEKEQGGGEAGEEAEGGEGQTSIFQSPLRLVRKTKMKLVVCHVTLLDGTDFTCEVEKRAKGQYLFFKVCEHLNLMEKDYFGLTYVDNHEQKCWLDPTKEIKRQIRSNNWQFAFNVKFYPPDPSLLTEDITRYLLCLQLREDVASGRLPCSFVTHALLGSYTLQAEFGDYEPDQPRPLDYISQVTFAPNQNKEMEEKILELHKSHRGLTPAQADTQFLENAKKLSMYGVDLHHAKDSEGVDIMLGVCANGLLVYKDRLRINRFAWPKILKISYKRNNFYIKIRPGETEQFESSVGFKLQNHRSAKRLWKVCVENHSFFRLNAPEPPTKARFLTLGSKFRYSGRTQAQTRLASTLIDRPAPSFERTSSKRISRSLDGAPMISITEAGRDTAENGREPHLELHSDSKVKEVDLSPGDAETTPSQSLGASDVALSQDHDKTQEEVLKHQASISELKRSFMEAPPPSPPQPNQWEKRLTSSPATTIRVQQQQQVVSVTQTEAAPAAAAAAAANTNTDTKEPEKTTEVEIEETVVVQEVSKATKARLVTVTPSSPAEPSAEQETREQTVKVEEEAVAEEEAKARKQESVSSESESEDEAEYHPNVSVSISHTQIPEEKEEEEEQEKREEDKTAEHDMPDCPDSSSGPAEVSQPAEAASREGEESRTEEAEPEKTKKNAEEEKEGETEESTDDPMLTPEESPNGLTLPEEGVSGLVAPAEEEEEPKVNGEASLVEAEPRPQVICCSEPPVVKTEMVTISDTFAAQKTEIATKEVPIVHTETKTITYEAAQLDGNGDGEPGVLMTAQTITSESLCTTTTTHITKTLKGGLSETRIEKRIVITGDCDIDHDQALAQAIKEAKEQHPDMSVTRVVVHKETELAEEED; encoded by the exons atgacaacagaagCAGGCTCTGAGACAGAGGTGAAGGAGAAAGCAGAGGAGTCAGCTGCTCAGCCGGACCAATCGGAGAAGACGACAGAAGAGACCCAGGAAGTCGCCAACgctgagggagaggagaaggaaaaagagaaggagaaggagaaagagggcAAAGGAATCTCTCGATACCTGCCGACATGGCTTAAGAAGCAGAAGTCTCAAAGCCAG ACCTCTCCGACTAAGGAGGTCCCATCCACAGAGGAGGAATTAAGCCAGGTGACAAAGGAAGAGGAGGCGCCTGCCCCAGAAGTGAACGGCCACGCAGAGgaagtggaagagaaggaggaggtcaAGTCGGAGCaagtgaaggaaaaagaagcagaatCTCATTCCAACGCCAGTGCTGACACCGAG CCTGCCAAGGAAGAGAAGGTGAAAGAGAGCGCCGAGAAAAGTCTCGAAGGGACAAAATCGACAGCCGAGGGCGAAGGAGCGGAGGAGCAGcagaaggagaaagagcagggaggaggagaggcaggggAGGAAGCGGAGGGAGGAGAAGGCCAAACCTCCATTTTCCAGTCTCCCCTCCGTTTAGTGAGGAAGACCAAGATGAAGCTGGTGGTGTGTCACGTGACCCTCCTGGACGGGACAGACTTCACCTGTGAGGTGGAG AAACGTGCAAAGGGCCAGTACTTATTCTTTAAGGTGTGTGAGCATCTTAATCTGATGGAAAAAGACTACTTCGGTCTTACATACGTGGACAACCACGAACAGAAG TGTTGGTTGGATCCCACTAAGGAAATCAAAAGACAGATACGCA GTAACAACTGGCAGTTTGCATTCAACGTCAAGTTCTACCCTCCTGACCCCTCACTGCTCACTGAAGACATAACtag GTACCTGTTGTGTCTGCAGCTCCGCGAAGATGTGGCGTCCGGTCGACTGCCTTGCTCGTTTGTCACTCACGCTCTGCTGGGGTCATACACGTTGCAG GCAGAATTCGGTGACTATGAACCTGATCAGCCCCGGCCTCTGGACTACATCAGTCAGGTGACTTTTGCGCCCAATCAGAAcaaagagatggaggagaagatTCTCGAGCTCCACAAGTCCCACAG GGGGTTGACACCAGCGCAGGCCGACACCCAGTTTCTAGAAAACGCCAAGAAATTGTCCATGTACGGCGTTGACTTGCACCATGCTAAG GATTCTGAAGGTGTGGACATCATGCTAGGTGTGTGTGCCAACGGCCTCTTGGTCTACAAAGACAGACTCCGGATAAACCGTTTCGCTTGGCCCAAAATACTCAAGATTTCATACAAGAGGAACAACTTCTACATTAAGATCAGACCAGGAGAG ACGGAGCAGTTCGAGAGCTCCGTGGGATTCAAACTCCAGAATCATCGATCTGCCAAAAGGCTGTGGAAAGTCTGTGTGGAGAATCACAGTTTCTTCAG GTTAAACGCACCAGAACCTCCAACCAAGGCCCGCTTCTTGACTCTGGGCTCCAAGTTCCGTTACAGCGGACGAACCCAGGCCCAGACCCGCCTGGCCAGCACCCTCATCGACCGACCCGCACCCAGCTTTGAACGCACCTCATCCAAACGCATCAGCCGCAGTCTAGAtggag CGCCAATGATCAGCATAACAGAGGCCGGCAGGGACACAGCTGAGAACGGACGTGAGCCCCACCTGGAGCTCCACTCTGACtctaag GTTAAGGAGGTGGACTTAAGCCCTGGCGATGCGGAAACCACGCCCTCCCAG TCACTTGGAGCCAGTGATGTTGCCCTCTCTCAG GACCATGATAAGACCCAAGAAGAGGTTCTGAAACACCAAGCTAGCATTAGCGAGCTAAAACGCTCCTTTATGGAGGCGccacctccctctcctcctcagccCAACCAGTGGGAGAAACGTCTCACCTCCTCTCCCGCTACAACGATACGTGttcaacagcaacagcaagtG GTGAGTGTGACCCAAACGGAAgcagctcctgctgctgctgctgctgctgctgctaacacGAACACTGACACCAAAGAACCTGAAAAG ACAACCGAAGTTGAAATCGAAGAAACCGTTGTCGTCCAAGAAGTTTCCAAAGCAACCAAAGCCAGACTTGTCACAGTCACTCCCAGCTCCCCTGCTGAGCCGTCTGCAGAGCAGGAAACGAGAGAGCAGACAGTGAAAGTCGAAGAGGAAGCAGTTGCGGAGGAGGAAGCGAAAGCGAGGAAACAGGAGAGCGTTTCCTCCGAGAGCGAGAGCGAGGACGAAGCGGAGTATCACCCGAATGTCTCCGTGTCCATCTCTCATACGCAAATACcggaggagaaggaagaggaagaagagcaggagaagagagaggaggataaGACGGCGGAGCACGACATGCCTGACTGTCCTGACTCTTCCTCTGGTCCCGCCGAAGTCAGCCAGCCCGCAGAAGCAGCCAGTCGAGAGGGAGAGGAGTCCAGGACGGAGGAAGCAGAACCggagaagacgaagaagaacgcagaggaggagaaggaaggtgAGACCGAGGAGAGCACAGACGATCCCATGCTGACACCCGAAGAATCTCCCAACGGACTCACCCTGCCCGAGGAGGGCGTGAGCGGGCTGGTCGCtcctgcagaggaagaggaggagcctAAAGTGAACGGAGAAGCCTCACTGGTTGAAGCAGAACCGCGGCCACAGGTTATTTGTTGCTCTGAG CCACCTGTGGTAAAGACAGAAATGGTGACTATATCAGACACGTTTGCAGCCCAGAAAACTGAGATAGCCACAAAAGAAGTGCCCATCGTACATACGGAAACCAAGACCATCACATACGAAGCTGCACAG TTGGATGGGAATGGCGATGGTGAACCTGGAGTGTTGATGACTGCTCAGACAATCACCTCTGAATCTCTGTGTACTACTACAACCACACACATTACCAAG ACATTAAAGGGTGGCCTATCAGAGACGAGGATTGAGAAACGCATCGTCATTACAGGCGACTGTGACATCGACCACGACCAG GCACTGGCCCAGGCCATAAAGGAGGCCAAAGAGCAACATCCTGACATGTCTGTTACCAGAGTGGTGGTTcataaagaaactgaactggctgaggaggaggatTGA
- the epb41l2 gene encoding band 4.1-like protein 2 isoform X4, producing MTTEAGSETEVKEKAEESAAQPDQSEKTTEETQEVANAEGEEKEKEKEKEKEGKGISRYLPTWLKKQKSQSQTSPTKEVPSTEEELSQVTKEEEAPAPEVNGHAEEVEEKEEVKSEQVKEKEAESHSNASADTEPAKEEKVKESAEKSLEGTKSTAEGEGAEEQQKEKEQGGGEAGEEAEGGEGQTSIFQSPLRLVRKTKMKLVVCHVTLLDGTDFTCEVEKRAKGQYLFFKVCEHLNLMEKDYFGLTYVDNHEQKCWLDPTKEIKRQIRSNNWQFAFNVKFYPPDPSLLTEDITRYLLCLQLREDVASGRLPCSFVTHALLGSYTLQAEFGDYEPDQPRPLDYISQVTFAPNQNKEMEEKILELHKSHRGLTPAQADTQFLENAKKLSMYGVDLHHAKDSEGVDIMLGVCANGLLVYKDRLRINRFAWPKILKISYKRNNFYIKIRPGETEQFESSVGFKLQNHRSAKRLWKVCVENHSFFRLNAPEPPTKARFLTLGSKFRYSGRTQAQTRLASTLIDRPAPSFERTSSKRISRSLDGAPMISITEAGRDTAENGREPHLELHSDSKVKEVDLSPGDAETTPSQSLGASDVALSQDHDKTQEEVLKHQASISELKRSFMEAPPPSPPQPNQWEKRLTSSPATTIRVQQQQQVTTEVEIEETVVVQEVSKATKARLVTVTPSSPAEPSAEQETREQTVKVEEEAVAEEEAKARKQESVSSESESEDEAEYHPNVSVSISHTQIPEEKEEEEEQEKREEDKTAEHDMPDCPDSSSGPAEVSQPAEAASREGEESRTEEAEPEKTKKNAEEEKEGETEESTDDPMLTPEESPNGLTLPEEGVSGLVAPAEEEEEPKVNGEASLVEAEPRPQVICCSEPPVVKTEMVTISDTFAAQKTEIATKEVPIVHTETKTITYEAAQLDGNGDGEPGVLMTAQTITSESLCTTTTTHITKTLKGGLSETRIEKRIVITGDCDIDHDQALAQAIKEAKEQHPDMSVTRVVVHKETELAEEED from the exons atgacaacagaagCAGGCTCTGAGACAGAGGTGAAGGAGAAAGCAGAGGAGTCAGCTGCTCAGCCGGACCAATCGGAGAAGACGACAGAAGAGACCCAGGAAGTCGCCAACgctgagggagaggagaaggaaaaagagaaggagaaggagaaagagggcAAAGGAATCTCTCGATACCTGCCGACATGGCTTAAGAAGCAGAAGTCTCAAAGCCAG ACCTCTCCGACTAAGGAGGTCCCATCCACAGAGGAGGAATTAAGCCAGGTGACAAAGGAAGAGGAGGCGCCTGCCCCAGAAGTGAACGGCCACGCAGAGgaagtggaagagaaggaggaggtcaAGTCGGAGCaagtgaaggaaaaagaagcagaatCTCATTCCAACGCCAGTGCTGACACCGAG CCTGCCAAGGAAGAGAAGGTGAAAGAGAGCGCCGAGAAAAGTCTCGAAGGGACAAAATCGACAGCCGAGGGCGAAGGAGCGGAGGAGCAGcagaaggagaaagagcagggaggaggagaggcaggggAGGAAGCGGAGGGAGGAGAAGGCCAAACCTCCATTTTCCAGTCTCCCCTCCGTTTAGTGAGGAAGACCAAGATGAAGCTGGTGGTGTGTCACGTGACCCTCCTGGACGGGACAGACTTCACCTGTGAGGTGGAG AAACGTGCAAAGGGCCAGTACTTATTCTTTAAGGTGTGTGAGCATCTTAATCTGATGGAAAAAGACTACTTCGGTCTTACATACGTGGACAACCACGAACAGAAG TGTTGGTTGGATCCCACTAAGGAAATCAAAAGACAGATACGCA GTAACAACTGGCAGTTTGCATTCAACGTCAAGTTCTACCCTCCTGACCCCTCACTGCTCACTGAAGACATAACtag GTACCTGTTGTGTCTGCAGCTCCGCGAAGATGTGGCGTCCGGTCGACTGCCTTGCTCGTTTGTCACTCACGCTCTGCTGGGGTCATACACGTTGCAG GCAGAATTCGGTGACTATGAACCTGATCAGCCCCGGCCTCTGGACTACATCAGTCAGGTGACTTTTGCGCCCAATCAGAAcaaagagatggaggagaagatTCTCGAGCTCCACAAGTCCCACAG GGGGTTGACACCAGCGCAGGCCGACACCCAGTTTCTAGAAAACGCCAAGAAATTGTCCATGTACGGCGTTGACTTGCACCATGCTAAG GATTCTGAAGGTGTGGACATCATGCTAGGTGTGTGTGCCAACGGCCTCTTGGTCTACAAAGACAGACTCCGGATAAACCGTTTCGCTTGGCCCAAAATACTCAAGATTTCATACAAGAGGAACAACTTCTACATTAAGATCAGACCAGGAGAG ACGGAGCAGTTCGAGAGCTCCGTGGGATTCAAACTCCAGAATCATCGATCTGCCAAAAGGCTGTGGAAAGTCTGTGTGGAGAATCACAGTTTCTTCAG GTTAAACGCACCAGAACCTCCAACCAAGGCCCGCTTCTTGACTCTGGGCTCCAAGTTCCGTTACAGCGGACGAACCCAGGCCCAGACCCGCCTGGCCAGCACCCTCATCGACCGACCCGCACCCAGCTTTGAACGCACCTCATCCAAACGCATCAGCCGCAGTCTAGAtggag CGCCAATGATCAGCATAACAGAGGCCGGCAGGGACACAGCTGAGAACGGACGTGAGCCCCACCTGGAGCTCCACTCTGACtctaag GTTAAGGAGGTGGACTTAAGCCCTGGCGATGCGGAAACCACGCCCTCCCAG TCACTTGGAGCCAGTGATGTTGCCCTCTCTCAG GACCATGATAAGACCCAAGAAGAGGTTCTGAAACACCAAGCTAGCATTAGCGAGCTAAAACGCTCCTTTATGGAGGCGccacctccctctcctcctcagccCAACCAGTGGGAGAAACGTCTCACCTCCTCTCCCGCTACAACGATACGTGttcaacagcaacagcaagtG ACAACCGAAGTTGAAATCGAAGAAACCGTTGTCGTCCAAGAAGTTTCCAAAGCAACCAAAGCCAGACTTGTCACAGTCACTCCCAGCTCCCCTGCTGAGCCGTCTGCAGAGCAGGAAACGAGAGAGCAGACAGTGAAAGTCGAAGAGGAAGCAGTTGCGGAGGAGGAAGCGAAAGCGAGGAAACAGGAGAGCGTTTCCTCCGAGAGCGAGAGCGAGGACGAAGCGGAGTATCACCCGAATGTCTCCGTGTCCATCTCTCATACGCAAATACcggaggagaaggaagaggaagaagagcaggagaagagagaggaggataaGACGGCGGAGCACGACATGCCTGACTGTCCTGACTCTTCCTCTGGTCCCGCCGAAGTCAGCCAGCCCGCAGAAGCAGCCAGTCGAGAGGGAGAGGAGTCCAGGACGGAGGAAGCAGAACCggagaagacgaagaagaacgcagaggaggagaaggaaggtgAGACCGAGGAGAGCACAGACGATCCCATGCTGACACCCGAAGAATCTCCCAACGGACTCACCCTGCCCGAGGAGGGCGTGAGCGGGCTGGTCGCtcctgcagaggaagaggaggagcctAAAGTGAACGGAGAAGCCTCACTGGTTGAAGCAGAACCGCGGCCACAGGTTATTTGTTGCTCTGAG CCACCTGTGGTAAAGACAGAAATGGTGACTATATCAGACACGTTTGCAGCCCAGAAAACTGAGATAGCCACAAAAGAAGTGCCCATCGTACATACGGAAACCAAGACCATCACATACGAAGCTGCACAG TTGGATGGGAATGGCGATGGTGAACCTGGAGTGTTGATGACTGCTCAGACAATCACCTCTGAATCTCTGTGTACTACTACAACCACACACATTACCAAG ACATTAAAGGGTGGCCTATCAGAGACGAGGATTGAGAAACGCATCGTCATTACAGGCGACTGTGACATCGACCACGACCAG GCACTGGCCCAGGCCATAAAGGAGGCCAAAGAGCAACATCCTGACATGTCTGTTACCAGAGTGGTGGTTcataaagaaactgaactggctgaggaggaggatTGA